In Bradyrhizobium guangxiense, the following are encoded in one genomic region:
- the nifD gene encoding nitrogenase molybdenum-iron protein alpha chain, translating into MSLATTQSVAEIKARNKQLIDEVLKVYPEKTAKRRAKHLNVHEAGKSDCGVKSNLKSIPGVMTIRGCAYAGSKGVVWGPIKDMIHISHGPVGCGQYSWAARRNYYIGTTGIDTFVTMQFTSDFQEKDIVFGGDKKLAKIIDEIQELFPLNHGITIQSECPIGLIGDDIEAVSKVKSKEYDGKTIVPVRCEGFRGVSQSLGHHIANDAVRDWIFDKISPEAKPAFESTPYDVAIIGDYNIGGDAWSSRILLEEMGLRVIAQWSGDGSLAELEATPKAKLNVLHCYRSMNYISRHMEEKFGIPWCEYNFFGPSKIAESLRKIASFFDDKIKEGAERVIAKYQPLMDAVIAKYRPRLEGKTVMLFVGGLRPRHVIGAYEDLGMEVVGTGYEFGHNDDYQRTAQHYVKDGTLIYDDVTGYEFERFVEKIQPDLVGSGIKEKYVFQKMGVPFRQMHSWDYSGPYHGYDGFAIFARDMDMAINSPIWKKTKAPWKDAPRPSLMAAE; encoded by the coding sequence ATGAGCCTAGCAACCACCCAGAGCGTCGCCGAGATCAAGGCCCGCAACAAGCAACTGATCGACGAAGTCTTGAAGGTCTATCCGGAGAAGACCGCCAAGCGCCGCGCCAAGCACCTCAACGTGCACGAGGCCGGCAAGTCCGATTGCGGCGTCAAGTCGAACCTGAAGTCGATCCCCGGCGTGATGACCATTCGCGGCTGCGCATACGCCGGCTCCAAGGGCGTGGTGTGGGGCCCGATCAAGGACATGATCCACATCAGCCACGGCCCGGTCGGTTGCGGCCAGTATTCCTGGGCTGCGCGCCGCAACTACTACATCGGCACGACCGGCATCGACACGTTCGTCACCATGCAGTTCACCTCCGACTTCCAGGAGAAGGACATCGTGTTCGGCGGCGACAAGAAGCTCGCCAAGATCATCGACGAGATCCAGGAGCTGTTTCCGCTGAACCACGGCATCACCATCCAGTCGGAATGCCCGATCGGCCTGATCGGCGACGACATCGAGGCCGTGTCGAAGGTCAAGTCCAAGGAGTATGACGGCAAGACCATCGTCCCGGTGCGCTGCGAAGGTTTCCGCGGCGTCTCGCAGTCGCTCGGCCACCACATCGCCAACGACGCCGTGCGCGACTGGATCTTCGACAAGATCTCCCCGGAGGCGAAGCCGGCGTTCGAATCGACGCCCTACGACGTCGCGATCATCGGCGACTACAACATCGGCGGCGACGCCTGGTCCTCGCGCATCCTGCTCGAGGAGATGGGCCTGCGCGTGATCGCGCAATGGTCGGGTGACGGCAGCCTGGCCGAGCTGGAGGCGACGCCCAAGGCGAAGCTCAACGTGCTGCACTGCTATCGCTCGATGAACTACATCTCCCGCCACATGGAAGAGAAGTTCGGCATCCCTTGGTGCGAATACAACTTCTTCGGTCCCTCCAAGATCGCGGAATCGCTGCGCAAGATCGCAAGCTTCTTCGACGACAAGATCAAGGAAGGCGCCGAGCGCGTCATCGCGAAGTACCAGCCGCTGATGGATGCGGTGATCGCGAAGTACCGTCCGCGCCTCGAAGGCAAGACGGTGATGCTGTTCGTCGGCGGCCTGCGTCCCCGCCACGTCATCGGCGCCTATGAGGACCTCGGCATGGAGGTCGTCGGCACCGGCTACGAGTTCGGCCATAACGACGATTACCAGCGCACTGCCCAGCACTACGTCAAGGACGGCACGCTGATCTATGACGACGTCACCGGCTACGAATTCGAGCGCTTCGTCGAGAAGATCCAGCCCGATCTCGTCGGCTCCGGCATCAAGGAAAAGTACGTGTTCCAGAAGATGGGCGTGCCGTTCCGCCAGATGCATTCCTGGGACTATTCCGGTCCCTATCACGGCTATGACGGCTTCGCGATCTTCGCCCGCGACATGGACATGGCGATCAACTCCCCGATCTGGAAGAAGACCAAGGCACCCTGGAAGGATGCCCCGCGGCCGAGCCTGATGGCGGCGGAATAA
- a CDS encoding cysteine desulfurase, translating into MHPAVSNASYDVDRVRQDFPILSMQVHGKKLVYLDNAASAQKPKAVLDRLTGAYSSEYANVHRGLHYLANAATEAYEGARDKVAKFLNAERREEIIFTRGATEAINLVAQTFGRERIGPGDEIVLSIMEHHANIVPWHFLRERQGAVIRWAPVDDGGNFLIEEFEKLLTPRTRLVAITQMSNVLGSIVPVKEVVRLAHARGIPVLVDGSQAAVHMDVDVRDIGCDFYVITGHKLYGPTGIGALYGKFEHLAAMPPFNGGGEMIREVSCEAVTYGEPPHRFEAGTPPIVQAIGLGAAIDYVESIGKERIRRHESSLLAYAQERLRGINSLRIIGTAADKGALVSFEMTNAHAHDFATVIDRAGVAVRAGTHCAMPLLDRFGVTATCRASFALYNTMDEVDALAEALTMAQELFS; encoded by the coding sequence ATGCACCCGGCGGTCAGCAACGCAAGCTACGACGTCGACCGCGTTCGCCAGGATTTTCCGATCCTGTCGATGCAGGTGCACGGCAAGAAGCTGGTCTACCTGGACAACGCAGCCTCGGCGCAGAAGCCGAAGGCCGTGCTCGACCGGCTGACCGGGGCCTATAGCAGCGAATACGCCAACGTGCATCGCGGCCTGCACTACCTCGCCAACGCCGCCACGGAGGCATATGAGGGAGCACGCGACAAGGTCGCCAAGTTCCTCAACGCGGAGCGGCGGGAGGAGATCATCTTCACCCGCGGTGCCACGGAGGCGATCAATCTCGTGGCCCAGACGTTCGGTCGCGAGCGGATCGGTCCAGGTGACGAGATCGTGCTGTCGATCATGGAGCACCATGCCAACATCGTCCCCTGGCATTTCTTGCGTGAGCGACAGGGCGCCGTCATCAGATGGGCGCCGGTCGACGACGGCGGCAATTTCCTGATCGAGGAATTCGAGAAGCTGCTGACCCCGCGGACCAGGCTAGTCGCGATCACCCAGATGTCGAACGTGCTGGGCAGCATCGTTCCCGTCAAGGAGGTCGTTCGCCTGGCGCATGCGCGGGGCATCCCCGTCCTCGTCGACGGTTCGCAAGCCGCCGTGCATATGGACGTCGACGTCCGCGATATCGGCTGCGACTTCTACGTCATCACCGGGCACAAGCTGTACGGCCCGACCGGCATCGGGGCGCTCTATGGCAAGTTCGAGCATCTGGCGGCCATGCCTCCCTTCAACGGCGGCGGCGAGATGATCCGCGAGGTCTCGTGCGAGGCCGTCACCTATGGCGAGCCGCCGCACCGCTTCGAGGCCGGTACGCCGCCGATCGTGCAGGCCATAGGCCTCGGAGCCGCCATAGACTATGTCGAATCGATCGGCAAGGAGCGGATCCGCAGGCATGAGAGCAGCCTTCTCGCCTACGCCCAGGAGCGGCTGCGCGGGATCAATTCGCTGCGGATCATCGGAACCGCCGCCGACAAGGGCGCGCTGGTCTCGTTCGAGATGACGAACGCCCACGCGCATGACTTCGCGACGGTCATCGACCGCGCCGGTGTGGCGGTGCGCGCCGGGACCCATTGCGCGATGCCGCTGCTCGACCGTTTCGGTGTGACGGCAACCTGTCGCGCCTCGTTTGCGCTCTACAATACCATGGACGAGGTCGATGCGCTGGCTGAGGCGCTGACCATGGCCCAGGAGCTGTTCTCATGA
- the sufC gene encoding Fe-S cluster assembly ATPase SufC, which translates to MTALLEIRGLKAEIDGRQILNGLDLTVNKGEIHAIMGPNGAGKSTLSYVLSGKPGYEITGGEVFFNGEDLLAMDPDERAAKGLFLAFQYPLEIPGVATLTFLRTALNAQRKKRGEEELSSPDVLKRVRELAKQLNIDPEMLKRPLNVGFSGGEKKRNETLQMALLEPKLCVLDETDSGLDIDALRIVADGVNRLRATDRGMIVITHYQRLLDYIVPDVVHVLSAGRIVKTGGKELALELEATGYAQYQNEAA; encoded by the coding sequence ATGACGGCGCTCCTGGAGATTCGCGGACTGAAGGCCGAGATCGACGGTCGTCAGATTTTGAACGGGCTCGACCTCACCGTGAACAAGGGCGAGATCCACGCGATCATGGGCCCGAACGGCGCCGGCAAGTCGACGCTGTCCTATGTGCTGTCAGGCAAGCCCGGCTACGAGATCACCGGCGGTGAAGTGTTCTTCAATGGTGAAGACCTGCTTGCCATGGACCCCGACGAACGTGCCGCCAAGGGGCTGTTCCTCGCCTTTCAATACCCGCTCGAAATCCCCGGTGTCGCCACGCTGACATTCCTGCGCACGGCCCTCAATGCCCAGCGCAAGAAGCGGGGCGAGGAGGAGCTGTCGTCGCCCGACGTGCTGAAACGGGTGCGCGAGCTTGCCAAGCAGCTCAACATCGATCCGGAGATGCTGAAGCGTCCGCTCAATGTCGGCTTCTCCGGCGGCGAGAAGAAGCGCAACGAGACGCTGCAGATGGCGCTTCTGGAGCCGAAGCTATGTGTACTCGACGAGACCGATTCGGGCCTCGACATCGACGCGCTGCGCATCGTCGCTGACGGCGTCAATCGCCTGCGCGCCACCGATCGCGGCATGATCGTGATCACCCACTACCAGAGACTGCTCGACTACATCGTGCCCGATGTCGTTCATGTGCTGTCGGCGGGCCGCATCGTCAAGACCGGCGGCAAGGAGCTCGCGCTCGAATTGGAGGCGACGGGCTACGCGCAGTATCAGAACGAAGCGGCGTGA
- the nifK gene encoding nitrogenase molybdenum-iron protein subunit beta, with amino-acid sequence MTQNAEHVLDHFELFRGPEYQQMLANKKALFENPQDPAEVERIREWAKTPEYREKNFAREALTVNPAKACQPLGAVFVAVGFEGTLPFVHGSQGCVAYYRSHLSRHFKEPSSCVSSSMTEDAAVFGGLNNMIDGLANTYNMYKPKMIAVSTTCMAEVIGDDLNAFIKTAKEKGSVPAEYDVPFAHTPAFVGSHVTGYDNALKGILEHFWDGKAGTAPKLERKENAKINFIGGFDGYTVGNIREIKRIFELMGIEYTILADNSDVFDTPTDGEFRMYDGGTTLEDAANAIHAKATISMQQYCTEKTLPFIENHGHEVAAFNHPVGVSATDEFLMTLSRITGKPIAKALEQERGRLVDAMADSSAHIHGKKFAIYGDPDLCYGLAAFLLELGAEPTHVLSTNGNKAWAEKMEALFASSPFGKNCHAYPGKDLWHMRSLLFTEPVDFLIGNTYGKYLERDTGTPLIRIGFPVFDRHHHHRYPVWGYQGGMNVLVKILDKIFDEIDKNTNVPAKTDYSFDIIR; translated from the coding sequence ATGACACAGAATGCCGAACACGTGCTCGATCACTTCGAGCTGTTCCGAGGTCCGGAATACCAGCAGATGCTGGCCAACAAGAAAGCCCTGTTCGAGAATCCGCAGGATCCCGCGGAAGTCGAGCGGATCCGCGAATGGGCCAAGACGCCAGAATATCGCGAGAAGAATTTTGCTCGCGAAGCCTTGACCGTCAATCCCGCCAAGGCCTGCCAGCCGCTGGGCGCGGTCTTCGTGGCGGTCGGCTTCGAGGGCACGCTGCCCTTCGTGCATGGTTCGCAGGGCTGCGTCGCCTATTACCGCAGCCATCTGTCGCGCCATTTCAAGGAGCCGAGCTCCTGCGTCTCCTCCTCAATGACGGAGGACGCAGCGGTGTTCGGCGGCCTGAACAACATGATCGACGGCCTCGCCAACACCTACAACATGTACAAGCCCAAGATGATCGCCGTCTCCACCACCTGCATGGCGGAAGTGATCGGCGACGACCTCAACGCCTTCATCAAGACGGCGAAGGAGAAGGGCTCGGTTCCGGCGGAGTACGACGTTCCCTTCGCCCATACGCCAGCCTTCGTCGGTAGCCACGTGACCGGCTACGACAACGCGCTCAAGGGCATCCTGGAGCATTTCTGGGACGGCAAGGCCGGCACCGCGCCGAAGCTGGAGCGCAAGGAGAACGCCAAGATCAACTTCATCGGCGGCTTCGACGGCTACACCGTCGGCAACATCCGCGAGATCAAGCGCATCTTCGAGCTGATGGGGATCGAGTACACGATCCTCGCCGACAACAGCGATGTGTTCGACACCCCGACCGACGGCGAATTCCGCATGTATGACGGCGGCACCACGCTGGAGGACGCCGCGAACGCGATCCATGCCAAGGCCACCATCTCCATGCAGCAATATTGCACGGAGAAGACGCTGCCGTTCATCGAGAACCACGGCCACGAGGTCGCCGCCTTCAACCATCCGGTCGGCGTCAGCGCCACCGACGAGTTCCTGATGACGCTCTCGCGCATCACGGGAAAGCCGATCGCGAAGGCGCTGGAGCAGGAGCGTGGCCGCCTGGTCGACGCCATGGCCGACTCCAGCGCTCATATCCACGGCAAGAAGTTCGCGATCTACGGCGATCCGGACCTCTGCTACGGACTTGCAGCCTTCCTGCTCGAGCTCGGCGCGGAGCCGACCCATGTGCTCTCCACCAATGGCAACAAGGCCTGGGCTGAAAAGATGGAAGCGCTGTTCGCCAGCTCGCCCTTCGGCAAGAACTGCCATGCCTATCCCGGCAAGGATCTCTGGCACATGCGCTCGCTGCTGTTCACGGAGCCGGTCGATTTCCTAATCGGCAACACCTACGGCAAGTACCTGGAGCGCGACACCGGCACGCCGCTGATCCGGATCGGCTTCCCGGTATTCGACCGCCACCATCACCATCGCTATCCGGTGTGGGGCTATCAGGGCGGCATGAATGTTCTGGTGAAGATCCTCGACAAGATTTTCGACGAGATCGACAAGAATACCAACGTGCCCGCCAAGACCGACTACAGCTTCGACATCATCCGTTGA
- a CDS encoding nitrogen fixation protein NifZ, which yields MSEQIATKPRSVKPRPVARVVCDAHRRRTVRNIERRFPGEFVAGEPIRAAALIRNDGMYPHKDIGEPLVHPGDTGVVRESWRFLGEVYYTVEFVARSVFVIMQGSEMRRMGTTFDVA from the coding sequence ATGAGCGAGCAGATCGCCACCAAGCCGCGGTCGGTCAAGCCGCGGCCCGTTGCCCGCGTCGTCTGCGATGCCCATCGGCGGCGGACGGTGCGAAACATAGAGCGACGCTTCCCCGGCGAGTTTGTGGCAGGCGAGCCGATCCGCGCCGCGGCGCTGATCAGGAATGACGGCATGTATCCGCACAAAGACATCGGTGAGCCCCTGGTGCATCCCGGCGACACCGGCGTCGTGCGCGAGAGCTGGCGCTTCCTCGGCGAGGTCTATTACACCGTCGAGTTCGTGGCTCGGTCGGTGTTCGTGATCATGCAAGGCAGCGAGATGAGGCGGATGGGAACCACGTTCGACGTCGCCTGA
- a CDS encoding 4Fe-4S dicluster domain-containing protein, which produces MSYKIVASQCTVCGACEFECPNAAISLKRDMYVIDPKKCTECEGHFDTAQCAAVCPVPDTCIPA; this is translated from the coding sequence ATGTCCTACAAGATCGTCGCCTCGCAATGCACGGTATGCGGCGCGTGTGAGTTCGAGTGCCCGAACGCCGCAATCAGCCTCAAGCGCGACATGTACGTGATTGATCCGAAGAAGTGCACCGAGTGCGAAGGGCATTTCGACACGGCGCAATGCGCGGCCGTCTGCCCGGTGCCTGACACCTGCATTCCGGCCTGA
- a CDS encoding SufE family protein: MTLSRPAPIEDIIENFSLLEDWDDRYRYVIELGRELTPLPDTERTDANKVQGCASQVWLATTIAHRDGQPFLTFIGDSDAHIVRGLVAILIALLSGRPASEISGENPLALFERLGLGEHLTPQRSNGFRSMIKRMHADATAALAETV; encoded by the coding sequence ATGACCCTATCCCGGCCCGCACCGATCGAGGACATCATCGAGAATTTCTCCCTGCTCGAGGACTGGGACGACCGCTATCGCTACGTGATCGAGCTCGGTCGCGAGCTGACGCCGCTTCCCGACACGGAACGCACGGACGCCAACAAGGTGCAAGGCTGTGCCAGCCAGGTCTGGCTGGCGACCACGATCGCGCACCGGGACGGGCAACCCTTCCTCACCTTCATCGGCGACAGCGATGCCCACATCGTGCGCGGCCTGGTTGCGATTCTGATCGCACTCTTGTCGGGACGGCCGGCCTCGGAGATCTCGGGCGAAAATCCCCTCGCATTGTTCGAGCGGCTCGGGCTCGGCGAGCACCTGACACCCCAGCGCTCGAACGGTTTCCGCTCGATGATCAAGCGCATGCACGCAGATGCGACAGCCGCCCTGGCGGAGACGGTGTGA
- the nifA gene encoding nif-specific transcriptional activator NifA — translation MLHAAPMLERAPADQIAPLVPLNEIALTGIFEISKILTAPTRLETTLANVVNLLQSFLQMRHGVVALLADDGVPDLAVGAGWSEGSDERYRGRLPQKAVDQIVATAMPLVAENIANHPAFSPADVETLGASETTRVSFIGVPIRSDSKVVGTLTIDRIWDERPLYRLHSDVRLLTMIANLVGQTVKLHRVVAQDRERLMHESYRLQKELSELKPTRDRRRVHVEGIIGDSPALRGLLEKIAVVAKSNSTVLLRGESGTGKELIAKAIHELSPRAKRPFIKINCAALPESVLESELFGHEKGAFTGALNSRKGRFELADKGTLFLDEIGEISASFQAKLLRVLQEQEFERVGGNQTIKVDVRVIAATNRNLEEAVARNEFRADLYYRISVVPMMLPPLRERRSDIPLLANEFLKNFNTENGRTLSFDRHAIEVLMGCGFPGNVRELENCVQRTATLAPGPEIVRNDFACCHSQCLSAMLWKGTSESPQQRSLPIVPLAVLPAGAVREKVAGGPPPVVAPVAPGSGSAAVSTAGSATDRDSVVAAMEKSGWVQAKAARLLGLTPRQIGYALKKHGIEVKRL, via the coding sequence ATGCTGCACGCTGCTCCCATGCTTGAACGCGCACCGGCTGATCAGATCGCGCCACTCGTGCCGCTGAACGAGATTGCGCTGACCGGCATCTTCGAGATCTCGAAGATATTGACGGCGCCGACGCGGTTGGAGACCACGCTCGCCAACGTTGTTAACCTTTTGCAGTCGTTCCTGCAGATGCGTCACGGCGTCGTCGCGCTGCTCGCCGACGACGGCGTTCCCGATCTGGCGGTGGGAGCCGGCTGGAGCGAGGGCAGCGATGAGCGCTACCGCGGACGGCTGCCGCAAAAGGCGGTCGACCAGATCGTCGCGACCGCCATGCCGCTGGTCGCGGAAAACATCGCGAACCATCCCGCCTTCAGCCCCGCGGACGTGGAGACCCTGGGGGCGTCGGAGACCACGCGCGTGTCGTTCATCGGCGTGCCGATCCGCAGCGATTCCAAGGTCGTCGGCACGCTGACGATCGACCGGATCTGGGACGAGCGACCGCTGTACCGGCTCCATTCCGACGTCCGCCTGCTGACCATGATCGCCAATCTGGTTGGCCAGACCGTGAAGCTGCACCGCGTCGTCGCGCAGGACCGCGAGCGGCTGATGCACGAGAGTTATCGCCTGCAGAAGGAGCTGTCCGAGCTTAAGCCGACGCGCGATCGCCGCCGGGTTCACGTCGAAGGCATCATCGGCGACAGCCCGGCCCTGCGTGGGCTGCTGGAAAAGATCGCGGTGGTGGCAAAGTCGAATTCGACGGTGCTGCTGCGGGGCGAATCCGGCACCGGCAAGGAGCTGATCGCGAAGGCGATTCACGAATTGTCGCCGCGGGCGAAGCGTCCCTTCATCAAGATCAATTGCGCAGCGCTGCCGGAATCGGTGCTGGAGTCCGAGCTGTTCGGTCACGAGAAAGGCGCCTTCACGGGCGCGCTGAATTCCCGCAAGGGCAGATTCGAGCTCGCCGACAAGGGCACCCTGTTCCTCGACGAGATCGGCGAGATTTCGGCCTCGTTCCAGGCCAAGCTCCTTCGGGTGTTGCAGGAGCAGGAATTCGAGCGGGTCGGCGGCAACCAGACCATCAAGGTCGATGTCCGCGTCATCGCTGCGACCAACCGCAATCTGGAAGAGGCGGTCGCGCGCAACGAGTTCCGCGCCGATCTCTATTACCGCATCAGCGTGGTGCCGATGATGCTGCCGCCGCTGCGCGAGCGGCGCAGCGACATTCCGCTTCTTGCCAACGAATTCCTGAAGAACTTCAATACCGAGAACGGCCGCACGTTGAGCTTCGATCGGCACGCGATCGAGGTTCTGATGGGCTGCGGTTTCCCCGGCAACGTGCGCGAGCTCGAGAATTGCGTGCAGCGCACGGCGACGCTGGCTCCGGGTCCGGAAATCGTTCGGAACGATTTCGCGTGCTGCCACAGCCAGTGCCTGTCTGCGATGTTGTGGAAGGGGACGTCCGAAAGCCCGCAGCAGCGCTCGTTGCCGATCGTGCCGCTGGCCGTGCTTCCCGCCGGCGCTGTGCGCGAGAAGGTTGCCGGCGGACCTCCGCCGGTTGTCGCGCCGGTGGCGCCGGGATCGGGCAGTGCAGCCGTCTCGACGGCCGGCAGCGCGACCGACCGCGACAGCGTCGTGGCCGCCATGGAGAAGTCCGGCTGGGTTCAGGCCAAGGCCGCGCGCCTGCTCGGCCTCACGCCGCGACAGATCGGCTACGCGCTAAAGAAGCACGGCATCGAGGTCAAGCGGCTCTGA
- a CDS encoding SDR family NAD(P)-dependent oxidoreductase — MTLDLLDRDAAPGGASAPDLALCPFHADKSRAQGGERKTLVLTGASRGIGHATGKLFSEAGWRIITCSRQPFDGERCPWDSGTDNHVQVELSDHRALPRAVAEIKERLDGGPLHALINNAGISPKSADGSRLNSLTTPVETWMSVFHVNLLAPVLFAQGLVEELKRAAGSIVNVTSIVGSRVHPFAGTAYATSKAALACLTREMAHDYAPFGIRVNAIAPGEIKTDILSPETEAQLAPIIPLHRVGTPDEVAKVIFFLCSDAASYVTGAEVPINGGQHV; from the coding sequence GTGACGCTCGATCTGCTGGATCGCGATGCTGCGCCGGGTGGCGCCTCCGCGCCAGATCTCGCTTTGTGCCCGTTTCATGCCGACAAATCGCGCGCGCAAGGTGGCGAACGGAAGACGCTGGTGCTGACCGGCGCGTCGCGCGGCATCGGCCATGCGACGGGAAAACTGTTCTCCGAGGCCGGCTGGCGGATCATCACCTGCTCCCGGCAGCCCTTCGATGGTGAGCGATGTCCGTGGGATTCAGGGACGGACAATCATGTGCAGGTCGAATTGAGCGACCACCGCGCCCTGCCGCGCGCAGTCGCCGAGATCAAGGAGCGGCTCGACGGCGGACCGCTGCATGCGTTGATCAACAATGCCGGCATCTCGCCCAAGTCCGCCGACGGCTCGCGGCTGAATTCGCTGACGACGCCGGTGGAAACCTGGATGAGCGTATTCCACGTCAACCTGCTCGCGCCGGTCCTGTTCGCGCAGGGCCTTGTGGAGGAGTTGAAGCGAGCCGCCGGTTCGATCGTCAACGTCACCTCGATCGTGGGCTCACGGGTGCACCCGTTTGCCGGCACGGCCTATGCGACGTCGAAAGCCGCGCTCGCGTGCCTCACCCGCGAGATGGCGCACGACTACGCGCCGTTTGGAATTCGCGTCAACGCGATTGCGCCCGGCGAGATCAAGACCGATATCCTGTCGCCGGAGACCGAGGCCCAGCTTGCGCCGATCATCCCGCTGCACCGTGTCGGAACGCCCGACGAGGTGGCGAAGGTGATCTTCTTCCTGTGCTCGGATGCGGCCAGCTACGTCACAGGTGCTGAAGTACCAATCAACGGAGGACAGCACGTGTGA
- the sufD gene encoding Fe-S cluster assembly protein SufD has translation MNAEIRPVKTAAEIGFADLFATAQQSLPGGQSTEALRRDAIDRFVAQGLPNSRVEAWKYTDLRRLVRDAKPLAPHPDANAKAAARNAGAAFAGLHLRRLLIVDGAFVPELSDLAGLESGVTIRATADALGSDESVLSLDMAGGDPAAALNTALAADGVVITVAPDVVVERPIHLVFVTTGTAPAAMFTRSRLELGSGAALTLLETHEGPDQTDYQVNAALQMNVGDKARLDHIRIIGEGAAALHIATLEASIGADADYREFGFTTGGAVVRNQIFVKLAGEGTTAGVHQASLLSGRQHADTTLIVDHVAAGSQSREVFKAVVDDEARAVFQGRITVQPGAQQTDARMMARALLLSDEAVANCKPELEIFADDVQCGHGTTTGALDDQFKFYLMARGIPEKEAEALLIQAFVGEVIDAVAREDLREALSRTMLAWLKGRE, from the coding sequence ATGAATGCCGAGATCCGCCCCGTGAAAACCGCTGCCGAGATCGGATTCGCCGACCTGTTCGCGACCGCGCAGCAGAGCCTGCCCGGTGGCCAAAGCACCGAGGCTCTCCGGCGTGATGCCATCGACCGTTTCGTGGCGCAGGGGCTGCCGAACTCGCGCGTCGAGGCCTGGAAGTACACTGACCTGCGACGTCTGGTCCGCGATGCCAAGCCGCTGGCGCCTCACCCCGACGCAAACGCGAAGGCTGCCGCCCGCAACGCCGGCGCGGCGTTCGCCGGCCTCCACCTGCGCCGGCTCCTGATCGTCGATGGCGCCTTCGTGCCGGAACTCTCCGATCTCGCGGGCCTCGAATCCGGCGTCACGATTCGCGCGACCGCTGACGCGCTGGGTTCAGACGAATCGGTTCTTTCGCTCGACATGGCGGGGGGCGATCCGGCCGCGGCGCTCAACACTGCACTTGCCGCCGACGGTGTCGTCATCACGGTCGCGCCCGATGTCGTCGTGGAACGGCCGATCCATCTCGTGTTCGTGACGACGGGCACGGCGCCTGCCGCAATGTTCACGCGATCGCGGCTGGAGCTCGGCAGCGGCGCCGCGCTCACGCTGCTCGAGACGCATGAAGGCCCGGATCAAACCGACTATCAGGTCAATGCAGCCTTGCAGATGAATGTCGGCGACAAGGCCCGCCTCGATCACATCAGGATCATCGGCGAAGGTGCGGCTGCGCTGCATATTGCAACGTTGGAGGCGTCGATCGGGGCCGACGCGGACTACCGCGAATTCGGCTTCACGACGGGCGGGGCCGTGGTGCGCAACCAGATCTTCGTGAAGCTCGCGGGCGAGGGGACCACAGCCGGCGTGCACCAGGCGAGCCTCCTCTCGGGACGCCAGCACGCGGATACCACGCTCATCGTCGACCATGTCGCCGCCGGATCGCAGAGCCGCGAGGTGTTCAAGGCCGTAGTCGACGACGAGGCGCGAGCGGTGTTCCAGGGCAGGATCACGGTGCAGCCAGGCGCGCAGCAGACTGATGCCCGGATGATGGCGCGGGCGCTGCTGCTGTCGGACGAGGCCGTCGCCAACTGCAAGCCTGAACTCGAGATCTTCGCAGACGACGTGCAGTGCGGCCACGGCACGACCACCGGCGCGCTGGACGACCAGTTCAAATTCTATCTGATGGCGCGAGGCATTCCGGAAAAGGAGGCCGAGGCGCTTCTGATCCAGGCCTTCGTCGGCGAGGTGATCGACGCCGTCGCGCGCGAGGACCTGCGCGAGGCGTTGTCGCGGACGATGCTCGCCTGGCTCAAGGGACGGGAATGA